The genomic DNA TCTGATGGCGCACTGGGACAGGATGATAAAGAAAACCAGCTTACCCCTGTTCAATATCGAATTGATGATATCAAAACCTTTACTGCCGGGTCTGACCGCATTTATGTTTTAACGAATAGCGGAGAAGTATACGCTTCCGGTAGCAATACTTCCGGAAAGCTCGGGGATGGAACCTCGACTTTTAGAAGATCACCCGTATTGATCAATATTTCTAATGTAAGTAGACTGAAAGCAGGCAACACCCAGGCGTTTGCCCTTAAAAATGACGGCACTCTTTGGGCATGGGGAGTAAATACTTATGGGCAGGTAGGTGACGGGACCGATGTATTTTCTATTAAAGTCCCTACCCAAGTTGTAGATGACATGAATACACCACTAACCGATGTAGTAGCATTCAGTGCAGCAGGCAACCATTCGCACGCTTTGACAGCAGATGGAACGGTCTGGTCCTGGGGATTTAACAAAAACGGCGAGCTCGGAATCGGTAGTACCAAGGAACAATATTCTGCCACTAAAACGAATTTCCCGAATCCTTTTTCGGAATAAATAACATTTTCATAATTAAGAAAGTGTTCAAGGAATACGCATAGGCCTCCCGTGCTTTCCGAACCAAAAAAAGCAATAAGGGCAGTTTAATCACTGCCACTTATTGCTCTTTATTTTTATACGGGGGTTACTCCATTACTTAAAAAACATCATTATGTATGAACAGAAGCGCATCTGTAGCTTCTGGACGGTAAGGAAATTTTAATTTATAGTGCTAAGGCTTCTTCCGTAATCTTTTTAATATCAATGGATGAAGGCGTTTCTTCCTTAACCATATCCGGCAAAATATGTTCCAGAAAATAATCAACACATTTTAATTGAATGTTTTTGATTTTCACAAGCGCATTACGATACATGACTATAAATTCTTTTTCTGTATTTCCCCGTTGTAGCTCGGCAAATGCTTCGTACACCTGATCCATTTTGTCCGCAACTTCAAGGATCAAACCTTCTACTGAATCATCTTTGCCTTCTCGGAGCTGTTTGCGGAAAATAGCTTTGAATTCCTCGGGAATATTCTCTTCAATAAAATACTCAATCATACCTTCTTCGACCTGCTGGATTAATAACCGGAGTTCCTTGGAGGAATGCTTAACAGGCGTTTTAATGTCTCCAATAAAAATCTCCCCGTAATCGTGACTGCTTGTGATCTCGTAAAGCTTTTTCCAGTCAATGCTTACGCCGTTTCGCTCTTCAATATCAGCCAGCGTTTTGGCATATTGTACAACCTTCCAGGAATGAGCAGATACGCTATGCTCCTCAAATTTAAATTTACCGGGACAACGGATGATTCTTTCCAACTCGTTTAGTGATCGAAAATACGTATGAATCCCCATACTTGCATCCATCCTTTAGTTTATATGATATTTGTGGGTATAGATCCTTACTATACGCCTCAACTATTAACAGTAGATTAGCGCAGTATAAAGTGGGGACTTACACATATAGCACGTAAACCAATTTTGCTATACACTTTATATAAAAAAGTAAAAAGTGGTGAAAGCGTTGTTCAAAATCTTGCTAATTGAAGATGATCAGACTTTGTTCCATGAAATTAAGGACAGGTTAACTCAATGGGCCTATGATGTGTATGGCATCCAGGACTTTAGTAAAGTAATTCAGGAGTTCACAACGATAAAGCCTGATCTGGTCGTGATTGATATTCAATTGCCGAAATTTGATGGGTTTCATTGGTGCCGAATGATTCGATCCCACTCTAACGTTCCTATCATTTTCTTATCCTCTCGTGATCACCCTACGGATATAGTCATGTCGATGCAGCTTGGAGCTGATGATTTTATCCAAAAACCGTTTCACTTTGATGTACTCATTGCGAAATTACAGGCAACTCTTCGCCGTGTATATAATTACAATACTGAACCTATCGCCTTGAAAACATGGTGCGGTGCCACAGTGGATTATGAGAAAAATGTAGTTGCCAATGAGGCTGGCTCCATCGAATTAACCAAGAATGAAATTTATATTTTAAAGCTGCTCATTGAGCAAAAAAATAAGATTGTTGCCCGAGAGGAATTAATTAAAAGCCTATGGGATGATGAACGTTTTGTCAGCGACAATACCTTAACAGTCAACTTGAATCGCCTGCGAAAAAAACTGGATGAGCTGGATATGGGACGTTTCATTGAAACGAAGGTGGGGCAAGGCTACATGGCTACAGAAGAGGCACCTACATATGATTAAAAAGTATCTTATGGAAAGGCTGAGCTGGATTCTATTATTTGTATGC from Paenibacillus sp. FSL R10-2782 includes the following:
- a CDS encoding YfbR-like 5'-deoxynucleotidase; protein product: MGIHTYFRSLNELERIIRCPGKFKFEEHSVSAHSWKVVQYAKTLADIEERNGVSIDWKKLYEITSSHDYGEIFIGDIKTPVKHSSKELRLLIQQVEEGMIEYFIEENIPEEFKAIFRKQLREGKDDSVEGLILEVADKMDQVYEAFAELQRGNTEKEFIVMYRNALVKIKNIQLKCVDYFLEHILPDMVKEETPSSIDIKKITEEALAL
- a CDS encoding response regulator transcription factor produces the protein MFKILLIEDDQTLFHEIKDRLTQWAYDVYGIQDFSKVIQEFTTIKPDLVVIDIQLPKFDGFHWCRMIRSHSNVPIIFLSSRDHPTDIVMSMQLGADDFIQKPFHFDVLIAKLQATLRRVYNYNTEPIALKTWCGATVDYEKNVVANEAGSIELTKNEIYILKLLIEQKNKIVAREELIKSLWDDERFVSDNTLTVNLNRLRKKLDELDMGRFIETKVGQGYMATEEAPTYD